The following proteins are co-located in the Telopea speciosissima isolate NSW1024214 ecotype Mountain lineage chromosome 9, Tspe_v1, whole genome shotgun sequence genome:
- the LOC122640887 gene encoding U3 snoRNP-associated protein-like EMB2271 encodes MKGRTRKKNPSSLANGIRNKKSRVSLDRDPFFNSDSKRRRRKIDDDDDAGIIDSDETDEEAERLAASDGGEEVEEVDSEFEKETADEKRLRLAKAHLEKIREIARMEQDEEELGDEGDEEEKAGNRDSLVAKMLQQEQLEESGRVRRLIASRVQKPTSVDQFRVLVKHRQSVTAVALAADDLRGFSASKDGTIIHWDVESGKSEKYAWPSKETLSLHGAKDPQNSSMKWSKHILALDVSSDGRYLATGGLDRHVHLWDTRTRDHIQAFPGHKGPVSDLNFRQGTPQLFSASFDRQIKLWNVEDRTYMQTLFGHQSDILTIDCLRKERVLTVGRDRSMRLYKVPEESQLVFRAPMASLECACFINNDEFLSGSDDGSVELWSMMRKKPVYIVKNAHAVLAPSEKLGSMNNGIISNGNRMENGSLKPENYCSAAHSWVSSVSVCSNSDLAASGAGNGAVRLWGIESDSARIRLLFELPLVGFVNALAFAKSGRFLLAGVGQEQRLGRWGRIPDARNGVAVQSLKLSE; translated from the exons ATGAAGGGCAGAACCCGCAAAAAGAACCCTTCTTCACTGGCCAATGGAATCAGGAATAAAAAGTCCAGAGTTTCTCTAGATAGAGACCCTTTCTTCAACAGTGATTCGAAGCGTAGGAGACGaaagattgatgatgatgacgatgctGGTATCATCGACAGTGATGAAACTGATGAGGAAGCAGAACGTCTTGCAGCTTCTGATGGTGGGGAAGAAGTTGAAGAAGTGGACTCTgaatttgaaaaagaaactgCTGATGAGAAGCGGCTGAGACTAGCGAAGGCACATTTGGAGAAGATTCGAGAGATTGCGAGGATGGAGCAGGATGAGGAAGAACTGGGGGATGAAGGGGATGAAGAGGAGAAAGCTGGGAACCGTGATTCCTTGGTTGCTAAGATGCTGCAACAGGAGCAACTCGAAGAAAGTGGACGTGTTCGAAGATTGATTGCTTCCAG GGTTCAAAAACCAACAAGTGTTGATCAATTTCGAGTCTTAGTGAAACACCGGCAATCGGTTACTGCTGTAGCTTTAGCTGCAGATGACTTGAGGGGGTTTTCAGCTTCCAAAGATGGAACTATAATCCATTGGGATGTGGAAAGTGGGAAAAGTGAAAAGTATGCATGGCCTAGTAAGGAAACACTGAGCTTACATGGTGCTAAGGATCCACAAAATTCATCCATGAAGTGGAGTAAACACATTTTGGCATTGGATGTTAGCTCTGATGGTCGGTATTTGGCTACTGGCGGCTTAGACCGTCATGTTCATTTGTGGGACACCCGGACACGGGATCATATTCAG GCATTTCCTGGTCATAAAGGACCAGTATCTGATTTGAATTTTAGGCAGGGGACTCCACAGCTTTTCTCTGCTTCCTTTGATCGACAAATCAAGTTATGGAATGTGGAAGACAGGACTTATATGCAGACCTTATTTGGTCACCAAAGTGATATATTGACAATAGACTGTCTACGTAAAGAAAGGGTGTTGACCGTTGGGCGTGATCGTTCTATGCGCTTATATAAG GTCCCTGAGGAATCCCAATTAGTTTTCCGTGCTCCCATGGCATCTTTAGAGTGTGCATGTTTTATCAACAATGATGAATTCTTATCTGGCTCAGATGATGGAAGTGTTGAGCTTTGGAGCATGATGCGGAAGAAGCCTGTGTATATCGTGAAAAATGCCCATGCAGTATTAGCTCCTTCCGAAAAGTTGGGTTCAATGAATAATGGGATTATTTCCAATGGGAATAGAATGG AAAATGGCAGCCTCAAGCCTGAAAACTATTGTTCAGCAGCACACTCCTGGGTCAGTTCGGTCAGTGTGTGTAGCAACAGTGATCTAGCTGCATCAGGAGCTGGTAATGGGGCAGTTCGTCTATGGGGTATAGAAAGTGACAGCGCAAGGATCCGACTCTTGTTTGAACTGCCTTTG GTTGGATTTGTAAATGCCCTAGCGTTTGCAAAATCTGGACGGTTCCTTTTAGCTGGTGTTGGACAG